GCGACTGGTTGTCTGTTGGacatttttgtttaaaccttattttaaccaaaataaaataaaagcaaggactaaaaactagccaatcttaaaaaaaatgtattcatcaacggcctaaaattatgtgggcagaactaagggttttagttagctagaattattcaacggaatatgaAAATTGAACAATATGAACGACTATactctttcgtttttttgtgtagcctatttcgctaaaaccttttttcaGACAAGATCCAATAAAAACACGTTGTTATAATAAGCCAGTcaggtagaaaattgattcattaataggataaaattatgtgggcagggctgagggTTCTATAAAGTTTGTTATATTGCACGGAAGATcgaaaacgaggaatatgtataatagaacttgaaCTCGTCAGTATAATCATGGTATATATTCGAAATGCGAcggtatttttttatatattttggaGAGTCGCTGTATTTCTGAGAGAACACAAGCTGTAATCACTTATCGTTTACAATTTCAATTACGAACTCGCTTACGCAGCTGCCGCAGAGACGCCAGTGGATTCCACAGAAGTTTTTAAAACCATAGCGGAGGACCAATTGCTGGGCAGCAAGCCAACACCCGAAATAGGTAATTCTATATAAAGTATGTATAATTAATGTGAGAAAACTTAATTGCTGACGTAACAAAGCAAAGCCATTGCACTccagtatatacatacatacatatacattcatatgtatgtactatatttgcaaatacatacatatgtaattaTGTAAAAAGGCGTGGGTGGTAGGCGTACGTGCCTTATCAGAGGTGACAGATACTGAAAATATGCGTCGAGCTGAGATGATAGGATATTGATTTTATCAGAACAGTGCCAATTCGTGGATAAGCGCAAACGCAAGTGATGACGTCAGCAACGCTTCGGTGATAAAATTCCATATGAAAGAATGGGACTGGGACTTTCCATTGGACGAATCATTTAATTTACATGTGTGGCTGAAAATTCCCAGCTGGGTTTTCAACGTAACCTTAAAATTCTTGCTTTGAAGAGAAAGTCGCGTTCGATGACGGCGAGATTCTAATTTCCGCTTAATTGAGGCTGATTAAAGTCAATTTCAAAACTGTTCACTTTTCAGTCGACATGGTGCAAGAGGAAAAGATTACTGTGGCGGATGGCGCCGACGAGCAAATGCTGGGATCTGGCGGGCCTGACGAGAAGCTGGCCGGACGAGATGAGGTCAAATTCATCAAGGGCGATCACCAGAATGGAGATGCCAAGATTGATATCGGAAACGTTAACGGAAAAGCTGTAAGTGTAGAGGAATCTATAGGAAATCAGGGTGCTAACCTTAAATTTCCTTTGTGTAGGCCTTTACGGGCATGAGCAAGGAGGAACTCATGAAGTACGCCAACGATCCGTTTTGGGTGCGCTTGCGATGGATTTTCTTCGTCGGTTTCTGGGCCATCTGGGCAGCCATGCTTGTGGGCGCCATTCTGATCATCATCGGAGCACCGAAGTGCGCTGCTCCTCAGCCCTTGCCCTGGTACAAGCGAGGACCCCATGCAAAGTTCGCTGGTATTGAGGCTGCCAAGCCGGATGACGTCGAGACTGCCAAGAAAATCCATGCTACAGGAGCAATATATGAGCTTCCCGCTGCCCTAACCTACAGCGTTAGCCAGCCTGAAGTGGAGCAACAGATTAAGCAACTTGTGGCCCAATACCAGGCCAGCGATGTAAAGGTAATCCTTGATTTGACACCCAACTACGTGGGCAAGGAGTCGAAGTTGGTTCAGGATGCTCTCAAAAACAAGGAGAAGCGGGCCGCCTTTGTCTGGGTGAGCGGAAGATCGGTCCCACCCACCAACTGGCTGAAGGTGGGTGGTAATCGGTCTGCTTGGGAGCAACTGGATGACAGCTATGTGCTCTCCCAGTTCCAAGATGGCTATTACGATATAAAAATGAACAGCTCAATAATAAGGAACGAATTCGGTGGGGTGCTAAGGCATCTGGTGGAGCTGGGTGTACAAGGCTTCCGCCTGAAGAATACCAAGTTCTTTGTGCTGTCCGACAGCCTCGAGGATGAAGTCATCTCTGCAGTGCCCAAGGATCTGAATCTGGGACCCAGCGAATATGGCTTCTACGACCACAAGCAAACCACCTTCCtctctgggctgggcgatgtGTTATATGACTACCTGAGCATTGTGAAGAATGCCTCCGCCGATGCCTTCCTATCGGTGGCCGAGGACATCGTACAGCCAGAGGTGTACCAATTGAGTGAGGTTGCAGGGGCCAACGGCATTGATCTGCCTATGTACGGCAACTTTGTGAAAGTGCTTAGCAAATCTAAGCCAGAGAAGTCTCTGTTTAAGAATCTCGAGAACACG
This region of Drosophila miranda strain MSH22 chromosome 2, D.miranda_PacBio2.1, whole genome shotgun sequence genomic DNA includes:
- the LOC108156899 gene encoding neutral and basic amino acid transport protein rBAT isoform X3, whose protein sequence is MVQEEKITVADGADEQMLGSGGPDEKLAGRDEVKFIKGDHQNGDAKIDIGNVNGKAAFTGMSKEELMKYANDPFWVRLRWIFFVGFWAIWAAMLVGAILIIIGAPKCAAPQPLPWYKRGPHAKFAGIEAAKPDDVETAKKIHATGAIYELPAALTYSVSQPEVEQQIKQLVAQYQASDVKVILDLTPNYVGKESKLVQDALKNKEKRAAFVWVSGRSVPPTNWLKVGGNRSAWEQLDDSYVLSQFQDGYYDIKMNSSIIRNEFGGVLRHLVELGVQGFRLKNTKFFVLSDSLEDEVISAVPKDLNLGPSEYGFYDHKQTTFLSGLGDVLYDYLSIVKNASADAFLSVAEDIVQPEVYQLSEVAGANGIDLPMYGNFVKVLSKSKPEKSLFKNLENTLLQAGNGSWLQWNFRDVYVDTPHDPSALALFLSMLPGVPVVSVDAIEYQNVTEKTYKHIEQLRHSASYMHGELKLYEADPLVAFSRQRIKSGNPGYFVIFNPTDSPQSSNITSAHDLPDKMTVSVFSENFNNYEEGDKVTPLGKVSLGDLKVAPQSAIILTYVPVKTE
- the LOC108156899 gene encoding neutral and basic amino acid transport protein rBAT isoform X1, giving the protein MNLFSRLKRLGGAACKNSATLPVTAAAETPVDSTEVFKTIAEDQLLGSKPTPEIVDMVQEEKITVADGADEQMLGSGGPDEKLAGRDEVKFIKGDHQNGDAKIDIGNVNGKAAFTGMSKEELMKYANDPFWVRLRWIFFVGFWAIWAAMLVGAILIIIGAPKCAAPQPLPWYKRGPHAKFAGIEAAKPDDVETAKKIHATGAIYELPAALTYSVSQPEVEQQIKQLVAQYQASDVKVILDLTPNYVGKESKLVQDALKNKEKRAAFVWVSGRSVPPTNWLKVGGNRSAWEQLDDSYVLSQFQDGYYDIKMNSSIIRNEFGGVLRHLVELGVQGFRLKNTKFFVLSDSLEDEVISAVPKDLNLGPSEYGFYDHKQTTFLSGLGDVLYDYLSIVKNASADAFLSVAEDIVQPEVYQLSEVAGANGIDLPMYGNFVKVLSKSKPEKSLFKNLENTLLQAGNGSWLQWNFRDVYVDTPHDPSALALFLSMLPGVPVVSVDAIEYQNVTEKTYKHIEQLRHSASYMHGELKLYEADPLVAFSRQRIKSGNPGYFVIFNPTDSPQSSNITSAHDLPDKMTVSVFSENFNNYEEGDKVTPLGKVSLGDLKVAPQSAIILTYVPVKTE
- the LOC108156899 gene encoding neutral and basic amino acid transport protein rBAT isoform X2, with translation MNLFSRLKRLGGAACKNSATLPVTAAAETPVDSTEVFKTIAEDQLLGSKPTPEIVDMVQEEKITVADGADEQMLGSGGPDEKLAGRDEVKFIKGDHQNGDAKIDIGNVNGKAAFTGMSKEELMKYANDPFWVRLRWIFFVGFWAIWAAMLVGAILIIIGAPKCAAPQPLPWYKRGPHAKFAGIEAAKPDDVETAKKIHATGAIYELPAALTYSVSQPEVEQQIKQLVAQYQASDVKVILDLTPNYVGKESKLVQDALKNKEKRAAFVWVSGRSVPPTNWLKVGGNRSAWEQLDDSYVLSQFQDGYYDIKMNSSIIRNEFGGVLRHLVELGVQGFRLKNTKFFVLSDSLEDEVISAVPKDLNLGPSEYGFYDHKQTTFLSGLGDVLYDYLSIVKNASADAFLSVAEDIVQPEVYQLSEVAGANGIDLPMYGNFVKVLSKSKPEKSLFKNLENTLLQAGNGSWLQWNFRDVYVDTPHDPSALALFLSMLPGVPVVSVDAIEYQNVTEKTYKHIEQLRHSASYMHGELKLYEADPLVAFSRIKSGNPGYFVIFNPTDSPQSSNITSAHDLPDKMTVSVFSENFNNYEEGDKVTPLGKVSLGDLKVAPQSAIILTYVPVKTE